The Metabacillus schmidteae genome has a segment encoding these proteins:
- the sucC gene encoding ADP-forming succinate--CoA ligase subunit beta, giving the protein MNIHEYQGKELLRKYGVSVPNGRVAFSVDEAVEGAKELGTDVVVVKAQIHAGGRGKAGGVKVAKNLDEARTYAEEILGKTLVTHQTGPEGKEVKRLLIEEGCDIKKEYYVGLVLDRATSRVVLMASEEGGTEIEEVAEQTPEKIFKEVIDPAVGLQGYQARRIAFNINIPKELVGQAVKFMMGLYQVFVEKDCSIAEINPLVVTGDGKVMALDAKLNFDSNALYRHKDIVAYRDLEEEDPKEIEASKYDLSYISLDGNIGCMVNGAGLAMSTMDIIKYYGGEPANFLDVGGGATAEKVTEAFKIILSDKNVKGIFVNIFGGIMKCDVIAEGVVEATKQVGLEIPLVVRLEGTNVDLGKKILDESGLNITSAESMADGAQKIVSLVK; this is encoded by the coding sequence ATGAATATCCATGAGTACCAGGGAAAAGAACTCCTTAGAAAATACGGAGTTTCAGTACCAAATGGTCGAGTTGCTTTTTCTGTTGATGAAGCAGTTGAAGGTGCAAAAGAACTCGGAACAGATGTAGTAGTAGTAAAAGCTCAAATCCATGCAGGTGGACGCGGGAAAGCTGGCGGGGTAAAAGTTGCGAAAAACCTTGATGAAGCACGTACATATGCTGAAGAAATCTTAGGAAAAACGCTTGTTACACACCAAACTGGTCCTGAAGGTAAGGAAGTAAAACGTCTCCTTATTGAAGAAGGCTGTGATATTAAGAAAGAATATTATGTAGGTCTTGTATTAGACCGTGCTACTTCACGCGTGGTTTTAATGGCTTCTGAAGAAGGTGGAACAGAGATTGAGGAAGTAGCAGAGCAAACACCTGAGAAGATCTTTAAAGAAGTTATCGATCCTGCTGTTGGCCTACAAGGCTATCAAGCTAGAAGAATTGCATTTAATATTAATATTCCAAAAGAATTAGTTGGTCAAGCAGTTAAGTTTATGATGGGTTTATATCAAGTATTTGTTGAAAAGGATTGTTCAATTGCTGAGATTAACCCATTAGTTGTTACTGGTGATGGAAAAGTAATGGCACTTGACGCAAAATTGAATTTTGATTCAAATGCATTATATCGCCATAAAGATATTGTGGCATATCGTGATCTTGAAGAAGAAGATCCAAAAGAAATTGAAGCTTCTAAATATGACTTAAGTTATATTTCTTTAGACGGTAATATTGGCTGTATGGTAAATGGAGCTGGTCTTGCTATGTCGACAATGGATATTATTAAGTATTATGGCGGCGAACCTGCAAACTTCCTGGATGTTGGGGGCGGTGCTACTGCAGAAAAAGTAACAGAAGCATTCAAAATTATTCTATCCGATAAAAATGTAAAAGGAATTTTCGTTAATATCTTTGGTGGAATTATGAAATGTGACGTTATAGCTGAAGGTGTAGTAGAAGCTACCAAGCAAGTTGGCTTAGAAATTCCTCTTGTTGTACGTCTTGAAGGTACAAACGTTGATTTAGGAAAGAAAATTTTAGATGAATCTGGTTTAAATATTACTTCTGCAGAGTCTATGGCTGACGGCGCACAAAAAATCGTTTCATTAGTGAAGTAA
- a CDS encoding EscU/YscU/HrcU family type III secretion system export apparatus switch protein, which yields MNNDKSVKKAIALRYDQGKEHAPKVIAKGKELIAKEIIETAKHHNVHVHEDEALVELLSKLEIHQQIPEELYEAVAEIFAFVYNMEKEIISKETDI from the coding sequence ATGAACAATGATAAATCTGTAAAAAAGGCGATTGCCTTAAGGTACGATCAAGGTAAGGAGCATGCACCAAAGGTTATTGCAAAGGGTAAAGAATTAATTGCAAAAGAAATAATTGAGACAGCAAAACATCATAATGTTCATGTGCATGAGGACGAAGCACTTGTAGAGCTTTTATCAAAACTTGAGATTCATCAGCAAATTCCAGAAGAATTATATGAGGCTGTAGCTGAAATATTTGCTTTTGTGTATAACATGGAAAAAGAAATAATTTCAAAAGAAACCGATATTTAA
- a CDS encoding ribonuclease HII, with protein sequence MQLTTNEIKKKLSEITNESDPFLIECKADHRKGVQQLVEKWFKQYEQEKELQNQFYSMLRFEREAQKNGFHLIAGIDEVGRGPLAGPVVAAAVILKEECYIPGLTDSKKLTATMRERFYDMIHEQAEAIGIGVVPPSIIDEINIYEATKLAMTKAIENLSKTPSYLLLDAMKLNVQIPQSSIIKGDSQSISIAASSVIAKVTRDRMMEEISNQYPEYGFAQHMGYGTKQHLAALKMHGVTKHHRKSFAPVKELLIP encoded by the coding sequence ATGCAATTAACGACAAACGAAATTAAAAAAAAGTTATCTGAAATTACTAATGAAAGTGATCCATTTCTAATTGAGTGCAAAGCAGATCATAGAAAAGGAGTTCAGCAATTAGTTGAAAAGTGGTTCAAGCAATATGAGCAAGAAAAGGAACTCCAAAATCAATTTTACAGCATGCTACGCTTTGAAAGAGAAGCTCAAAAGAACGGCTTCCATCTTATTGCAGGTATTGATGAGGTAGGAAGGGGACCGTTAGCAGGGCCTGTTGTAGCGGCTGCTGTTATCTTAAAAGAGGAATGCTATATACCGGGTTTAACAGATTCTAAAAAACTCACAGCGACAATGAGAGAGCGTTTCTATGACATGATTCATGAACAGGCTGAAGCAATTGGTATTGGAGTCGTTCCTCCTTCGATTATCGATGAAATAAATATTTATGAAGCTACAAAACTTGCTATGACAAAGGCAATTGAAAATCTTTCAAAAACACCATCTTATTTACTATTGGATGCGATGAAACTTAATGTGCAGATTCCACAATCATCAATTATTAAGGGCGACTCCCAAAGTATTTCAATTGCAGCAAGTTCAGTAATTGCAAAAGTTACCCGAGATCGAATGATGGAAGAAATCTCAAATCAATACCCGGAATATGGATTTGCACAACATATGGGGTATGGAACAAAACAACATTTAGCTGCTTTAAAAATGCATGGTGTGACCAAGCACCATAGAAAAAGCTTCGCACCAGTTAAAGAGCTTTTAATTCCTTGA
- the sucD gene encoding succinate--CoA ligase subunit alpha, which translates to MSVFINKDTKVIVQGITGSTALFHTKQMLEYGTNIVGGVTPGKGGTEVEGVPVFNTVQEAVQATGANASVIYVPAPFAADAIMEGVDAELDLVICITEHIPVMDMVKVKRYMEGKNTRLVGPNCPGVITPEECKIGIMPGYIHKKGHVGVVSRSGTLTYEAVHQLSQAGIGQSTAVGIGGDPVNGTNFIDVLKAFNEDEDTYAVIMIGEIGGTAEEEAAEWVKANMKKPVVGFIGGQTAPPGKRMGHAGAIISGGKGTAEEKIKTMNACGIKVADTPSVMGETLISVLEEQGLLEKCKTH; encoded by the coding sequence ATGAGTGTATTTATTAATAAAGATACAAAAGTTATTGTGCAAGGTATAACTGGATCAACAGCGTTATTCCATACAAAGCAAATGCTTGAATATGGAACAAATATTGTTGGAGGAGTAACACCTGGTAAAGGTGGTACAGAGGTAGAAGGTGTACCTGTATTTAATACAGTTCAAGAAGCAGTTCAAGCAACTGGTGCAAATGCATCTGTTATCTATGTGCCTGCTCCATTCGCTGCAGATGCGATTATGGAAGGTGTAGATGCAGAATTAGATTTGGTTATTTGTATTACAGAGCATATTCCTGTAATGGATATGGTGAAAGTGAAACGCTATATGGAAGGTAAAAATACTCGCTTGGTAGGACCAAACTGTCCGGGAGTAATTACTCCTGAAGAGTGCAAAATTGGTATCATGCCTGGATATATTCATAAAAAAGGACATGTCGGCGTTGTATCACGTTCTGGTACTCTTACTTATGAAGCGGTTCATCAATTATCACAAGCGGGTATTGGCCAATCCACTGCTGTAGGAATTGGTGGAGATCCTGTTAATGGAACAAACTTTATTGATGTTCTTAAAGCTTTTAATGAAGATGAAGACACATATGCTGTTATCATGATTGGGGAAATTGGTGGTACAGCTGAGGAAGAAGCTGCAGAATGGGTAAAAGCAAATATGAAAAAACCTGTAGTTGGTTTCATTGGTGGTCAAACAGCTCCTCCTGGAAAACGTATGGGTCACGCAGGAGCAATCATTTCAGGTGGTAAAGGTACCGCTGAAGAAAAAATTAAAACAATGAATGCATGTGGAATTAAAGTGGCTGATACTCCATCTGTAATGGGAGAAACACTTATTTCGGTTTTAGAAGAGCAAGGCTTACTTGAAAAATGTAAAACACATTAA